In one Leptospira fletcheri genomic region, the following are encoded:
- a CDS encoding NuoI/complex I 23 kDa subunit family protein: protein MGTVNVVNVAAKHKLAWYQKLYFYSIGNGLWITLKHFVKAAFLKGAVTLEFPEKRRKYSSRFRGMHSMKRDEQGRERCTSCFCCMWICPADAIHIEAGLVTPEIQHLHPEDKYAKKFEIDLLRCIFCGLCEEACPKGAIYLDGPAEMAADNREDLILTKERMMEKSGGPILGERK from the coding sequence TTGGGAACCGTTAACGTAGTCAACGTAGCAGCGAAGCATAAGCTGGCGTGGTACCAAAAACTGTATTTCTATTCGATCGGAAACGGTCTCTGGATCACGTTGAAACATTTCGTCAAGGCCGCCTTTTTAAAAGGTGCGGTTACTTTGGAGTTTCCCGAAAAAAGAAGAAAATATTCCTCCCGTTTCCGCGGAATGCACAGCATGAAACGCGACGAACAGGGGCGGGAAAGGTGTACGAGTTGTTTCTGCTGTATGTGGATTTGTCCTGCGGACGCGATTCATATCGAAGCCGGACTTGTGACTCCTGAAATACAGCATCTTCATCCCGAAGATAAGTATGCGAAGAAATTCGAAATCGATCTGCTTCGTTGTATTTTTTGCGGTTTGTGCGAAGAAGCCTGCCCTAAAGGAGCAATCTACCTGGATGGACCTGCGGAAATGGCGGCGGACAATCGTGAGGATTTAATCCTAACGAAGGAAAGAATGATGGAGAAAAGCGGCGGGCCTATTTTGGGAGAGAGAAAATAA
- a CDS encoding DUF433 domain-containing protein has translation MEEQNFLQDRIVSHPSICNGKPTLKGTSIPVLEILDRIFLGFGAAEVLQEYPQLEGDDIRACLEYASQRLHSPLLEKAMQKDWIESLNPNQTARN, from the coding sequence ATGGAAGAACAAAACTTTCTCCAAGACAGAATCGTTTCTCACCCGTCCATTTGCAACGGGAAGCCGACCCTGAAAGGAACTTCGATACCCGTATTGGAGATTTTGGATCGGATTTTTCTGGGTTTTGGAGCTGCCGAAGTTCTACAAGAATATCCCCAACTGGAAGGGGATGACATTCGCGCTTGCCTAGAATATGCTTCCCAAAGATTGCATTCGCCTCTTCTGGAAAAAGCAATGCAAAAAGATTGGATAGAGAGTCTGAACCCAAACCAAACGGCCCGGAATTAA